The stretch of DNA TCCTGACCAGCTGGGAATGATATTTTGCTGAGATATCAGAAGAAACTGGGGCCTCCTTTTCCACTTCTGTCCAGTTCCTTCTGGGGGTCATCTGCGGCGATCACCTATTCATTCCTATTCAATAACCCCCTACCACCACACACCTGTTCTTCCaccttgtgcttcctacatcttTGTGTATTTGCAGCATGTGGAATTCCGGAAGCAAAAGGACATTGACAACATCATCAGCTGGCAGCCACCAGAGGTGAGGACAAATTATCCCACTCCATCCGTGTGTAAGGATGCTTATTAGACTCACAGTCTGTACCCTGGTCCACTGGACTGGGAGCCTCAGAGGACCGGTCTGACAGTGCCAGAGGAGTCACTATAATTCCAAAACAGGCATCTCTTGGTACCCAGGGGAGGATGTGAAGGGAGAGACTTGTGAGCCAGaggaagggatggatggatgtcTTAGGCCTGTCCACGAGGTGCTTTTACTATGTCTTGGCCAGGTGATCCAACAGTATCTGGCAGGCGGCAGGTGTGGCTATGACCTGGATGGCTGCCCAGTCTGGTACGACATCATTGGGCCTCTGGATGCCAAGGGTCTGCTATTCTCCGCCTCCAAGCAGGACCTGCTCAGGACCAAGATGAGAGACTGTGAGCTGCTTCTGCAGGAGTGTGCCAACCAGACCACAAAGGTGGGTGGTCTGTCTGCCATAGAGAGTGATTTGATCATGGTGGAGACATTCAAGGAGAAGCAGGAATGTCACACAGGGAGAGAAGCACCAGTTTACCAGTCTTGGGGTTTGGGTTTCATAGACCTGAAATCTCAAGGTTTTAGATGAACATGATGTCACCAATCCAtctgttttcctcttctcttattccctctctcctctccttttctccctctctccattcctttgACTAGAGATtgatcccagggccttgtgcatgtagGCAAGTGATCTCTACTCTACCCCCATCTTGTCACACTTTCATTTTGCTAAGTAAAAGCTTAAAATAACCGTCTATTATTGCCCCGATGAATCCCCCAAACTACAGGAATGGTATGTATAGGAAAGATCTGAGAATAAAAAGCAGTTCTTTACATCGAAGACACTTGGCTTAATAAAAACTTCACTAGGGTGAGGGCTGGAGCTCAGTGGGTACAACACTTACCCTGCACACCCAGGGCTTCCACCCGATACAGCGGAGTTgagtggtatacacctgtaatcccacgattcacaagtctgaggcaggagggcctTGAATTtgaagctaacctgggctatacagtgagaccttaaaaacaaacaaaagaaagcaaaaaactagccgggcagtggtggcacacaccttcaatcctagcagaggtagaggcaggtcgatctctgtgagttcgaggccagcttggtctacagagtgagttccaggacatctgggactgttacacaaagaaaccctgtcttgaaaaagcaaaacaaacaaaaaagaaaacaaaaaactataaatGACTACAGCTGGAGATGTTACTCAGTGACAGGCAGTCACCTAGCACAAAGTGCCTAGGTTTAATTCTCAGTACCACAAAAAACCAGGAAGACTAAGAAAACCACCTCACCGCATTGTTTCTACTTCTCTTGTTTCTGTGGGGaccagtgagatcttgtcttgcACTAAACTACCCTTGGGCAGCTATGGGGGATGGGGGTAGTCCTGGTGTAGATGAACCCAGAATCTCTGCTCCTCCAAGTTTATTTTCAAGACATTAGGGTGACAATTCCCTGCTAAGAAAaagactgaggggctggagagatggctcagcaggtaaatggacttgccagcaagcctgagaacctacatggtggaaggtgagaagcAACTTCCCCAAGTTATCTTTGGAGCTACACACTCCCACTgtgccatgtacacacacacacacacacacacacacacacacacacacacacatacacgagagAGAGTGGTgggggagaggtggagagagagagagagatgtgttttttaaaaaagaaaggaaggcctGAGGACCAAGCTGGACCATTCCTTGTCTTCCTCCCCCCACAGTTGATGTGTTAAAGCATGGGGACATCTCAgcatccttatttgcagatgttCACAAATAGAGCCCACTCAGTACAGAACCTCTGAGAGGCTGGGGACACAAAAGGGGTTCAACCTGATGCTTCCTTAGAGCTTAGGTAGAATGGAGCATCTATGCCTGCAGGAGGGGTGGTTTAGGCCCAGGCGCCCGCCCTATGAAGGCTGTCCAGGGAGCACACAGTGATTGACAGCAAGACAGAGACCATCAGGAGAACCCGCAGGACAGTGAGGACCTCAGATGTGATCTTGAGCCACCCCAGTGATTAGCCAAATGAGAACAGTTTGTCTAGGTTCCACCCTAGATGACATCTGCATCTGAAAAGCCCTGGGCCCAGTCCGGCCCAGCCCGGCCCTCTGCTGCTTGCTCGGTTTGTACCTGGTGCAATCAGCACTGGCCCTGAATTCAGTGAGTTCTACAGCAGGCCAGTGATCCGTCTTCCGCTGTCTGTTCCCTGTAGCTGGGGAAGAAGATTGAGACCATCACCATGATTTATGACTGTGAAGGACTTGGCCTCAAGCACCTCTGGAAGCCAGCGGTGGAGGCCTATGGAGAGGTAAGaggcaggaagtggaggcaggagggaccGCTCAGCTGGGCTGACTCAGGAAACAGGGGCACCGTGGCCTGGAGGCCTGAGCTACTGAAACTAGACCCGTTTTGCTTCCACAGTTTCTCTCCATGTTTGAAGAAAATTATCCAGAAACACTGAAGCGTCTGTTTGTGGTTAAAGGTAAGCTGGGAATTTCTGGTGAGGAACCAAATGAGAACAAGAGGCCCAAACCATTACCTGGGGGCAGACTGAGTGAACAGTGAGCCAAAGGAGAGACCCAAGGACCTGTCCAGGAGCCTGACCTTGACCTTAATCTTGACCTGTACAGATGCTTTACATTTCCCAGAGCATTTGAGCCACCTGGCCCAATAGCATTCAGGTTGGTGATGCCACAGGAGGAGACTGGTTGGCCACAGCCCTTGTACAGATTGGGGGCTAGACTTCAGATGTGCCTGGCTGAGCCCCAGGCTCAGCTGCCCCGTGTGCGGAGGTGGGTGGTGGATGAAGCTGTTGGCACCTAAGTTACCCTTGCTCTCTGTTTCACGTGGCCTTGTCTCTCTTCCAGCCCCCAAGCTCTTTCCTGTGGCCTATAACCTCATCAAGCCCTTCCTAAGTGAGGACACTCGTAAGAAGATTATGGTCTTGGGGGGTAAGTGGCCCAAATGCTCCACATTGGTGTGTGGCTCAAATTGGGTCTGGCTCTGGTGGTATGGTCACGCCTACAGGGCAAAGGCCTGTCTTCTACTTTGGGAGTGGTTGGGACACAGGGGCCAGTGGAGACAGATCTGTGTCTTCTTGTGTTTCCGTCAGGACATCTTTTCTCATATACTCTGGAAGCAAGCACTGGGCTCCCCGTGCAAATTCCAAGATGGATGGAATTCCAGCACTTATCCTTAAGGGGCTTACAGTGTTACAGGGGAGAGACATGTGCAGAGAGAAGGCTATGGTAGGAACCAGAAGGCACTAGAAAGAGCGTCAAGAGGGTGCGTGGAGATCATCTGGGGGCGAGTAGGAGTGGCCCCACTTCCACAAACACCTTTTCTGTGCCAGATCCAGGACTAGGTGCCAGGCTGCCAGGATTAGTAAAACAGTCCTTTGGCTAGCTCTCGGGGGAGGGAGGCACAAACATGCTCATCATCGTGATGAGATACAAGGAAGAAAGGTAAACCACAGTGTGTAGTCACACCTAGCAGCAACACTCATCCCACCAGAGTTGAGGGGAGAGCCATGGCCATCTAAGCCACATGGATCAAAGCAGAAAGAGGAGAACTGAGTGAAGACCTCCCTTCGGATGGTGCATGGTGTAGGCAGTCGTCATGGAATGTGAGGCAGTATGTAGCGAGAGATGAGGCTGCAGAGGGAGCCAGGTCACACAGATGCCAGGACACCATGTTGAGAGGCTGGGGCATGACTCTTTAGGCCCCTGGGAAGCAGAGAAGTGCTTGGCAGGGGAGTGCCATGGTCAGATTTTCAATGGACTTGTGCTTAGCAGCGAAAGTCCATGGAAGCCAGATATCAGTTTGCTGTTGCCCATGCAAGGGATGGTGTAAGCTGAGGCAGCGGCGtcagggaaaagaaggaaaggctgGACTTAAAACCTGCCTAGGAAGCCGAACAGCGGAGTTCGACTGGCTGCAGAGAGGAGGTTAAAATGAATCGAGGCCGACCGTGCGAGCGAGACCTCCCGATGTTGAGGATCCAGTTCAAGTGCAGGCAGAACAAGAGGAGCCCCTGGGGACAGTGAGGAGTGATTAGTGAGGCTGgcagaggggtggggagagggccAGGGCACAGGGAACGCGCGACCCCAGACCAGCCGGACACGCAGGAACCAGCCTACTGGAGACAGGGAGTAGATTGACGGGCTACAGAGGTGGACCCGGACAGGCTCTGGAGTTGAACTGGCCGTCGTAATAGTGATTCCGAAGGTGTCTGCGGGGCTGCCTTTACGTAACACATTGCCTGGGGCAGTTTTGGTTTGCTTCTTTACCTTTGGGCTAAGACAAAGTGAGAGTGGCAACTTTGGACTGGGAAGGTGGTGAATGTCTAttttcccagcactttggaggtggaggaTCTCCAGTTCCAGTCTGTATGGGCTAcattctaagttcaaggccaacccaggTTATGTAGGGAGACAGTGTGGGCTGGCTCCACAGGTGAAACAtacaaggctgatgacctgagtttgtttgATCCCTGAtatcccacagtggaaggagagaaacaatccCCAAAAGTTGTTCTTTAGCTTCCACAAATGCatcacccaacacacacacacacacacacacacacacacacacacacacacacacatcatacacacatgtaatagcggtaaaaattttaaaagaacaaaaatgcaTTTTAAGACACCTcaggactagggaggcagaagaaggttgaaactacacagtgaattccaggccagcctgggttacacagtaagatcctattTCAAACAAAAGGATGTCAGGACTTCTGTACTGAAGCCCAGCTTTGGCTGTGGCGGATGCTGCTCTGTGCAGGATGGGAAGACCTCTCTTGATTTTCTTCCAGCTCTCCAGCTCAGCTGGGAGAAGAAACAGCAAAATGAAAGCAgtaggtttttttggtttttggtttttctgctgCTACCACCCACCAAGTGCGTGAGGCAGTTTGGTTCCCTGGCAGCAGAGCTATGTAGGAGGTTCGGTCTGTTCTCCTTCCCACACTTAAAATTCTTTCAGCCAAATGTGCCTTGGGCAGACTGGGTAGAAACAAGATCTCCAACAGAGGAGGGATCAAAGTTACTCCAGGTTGGTCACTGGAGTTTAGCAGTGCCGATGAAATCACCCCAAGGCTCAGGCACTGTGTTCTCAAGAGTCACATGGTTTGGGAATCCTTAAACACCTGAGGGTTAGCAGACACAGGACAGTCAGTGATCCAGTCATCTATGCAGAGGATACTAGGCTAGTCCCTGGCCTGGAGCTGCTGGGTATAGATGGTCTATATGGTCAGCGTGGTTTCCGGTACTAAAGCATTGCGCTAGGTTGGTATTTCTTGGGGAAATGGTTCTTGGCACCAGACACTCAAGAGTTAATTGCTCCAATCAGGAGATTtggttagaaaacaaacaaacaaacaagctgggTGGCgatgacgcacacctttaatcccagcactgggcggggagggggggcagagccaggcggatctctgtgagttcaaggccagcgtggtctacagagcaagttccaggacaggctccaaaagtacacagagaaaccttgtttcagaaaaaccaaccaaccaaacaaacaaacaaacaaacaaactaaacaacaacaacaacaacaaaaaccagtcaACCAGCCCAAAACAACAAGAACAGAAGTGAGGTTGGCTGGGTCAAGCCATGTCAGCCCATTTGAGGGGTCACTCTCCAGTGGGGTGCTCATTCAGCCAGTGTAGGAGAAGATGGGAGTTCAGCATAACTGGATAAGAACCTGTGATTTAAGACTTCTCTGGCCCTGCAGCATGCTCCTCTCCAtgacccccccccatcccccaccccatccggcttttatttgaatgtttgtaTCCTTTCCTGGGTGTGGTAATACACTGATTTACAAAGTCCTCTCATGCATCCTCAATTCATTTAGCTGCCTTCACAGTCGTGCGCAGTAGGCAGCTCAGGATGCAGCGGGTCCCTAAGGTTGCTGAGCTGGTGGTCGGTCACCATGACAGCAGCCCAGGATTTCTGAATCCTGGACCAGGTAGCGTTGTTCTCTGGGTAATGGCTCTTTCTAACTCTGTGTAGTACTGCGTATGCACCACGTGCTCATGAAGTACTCCATTTTCCTccgagacacagtctcactatggagccaaGGCTGGCCGCAAACTAACGGTTCTCCTGCCTGCAGCCCCTTGAGTGCCCAAGTGTACACCATGCCCAAGCCATAATTCTTCCTTTGAAGGCAGGGCCAGCCTTTCCTGCCTCTTCAGGGCTGACCACCAGGTATGAAGTCCTGCCTAGTGACACCTTTCTGTCCTTCCCTCTCCTGCCAGCAAACTGGAAGGAGGTTTTACTCAAACATGTCAGCCCTGAACAGTTGCCTGTGGAGTATGGAGGCACTATGACCGACCCTGATGGAAACCCCAAGTGTAAATCCAAGGTATGGGCCACCAGCTGGAGGTCAACGGGGAGAGTCTTTGCTCAGATGGGCACCCCAAACTCACCCTGTGCTCTGCTTCTAGATCAACTATGGGGGTGACATCCCCAAGCAGTATTACGTGCGAGACCAGGTGAACCAGCAGTATGAGCACAGCGTGCAGATCTCCCGAGGCTCCTCCCACCAAGTGGAGTACGAGATCCTTTTCCCCGGCTGTGTCCTCAGGTAGGGCTGGGTGCTTCCAGGGACCTGAGCATTTGTCAGTGCCAGTGGCTGGGCTGGGGTGCAAGAAACCCAGTCGCCgtggacacggacacacacaggTGGATGTCCCCTGCAGGTGGCAGTTTATGTCGGAGGGATCAGACGTGGGTTTTGGGATTTTCCTGAAGACCAAGATGGGGGAACGGCAGCGGGCAGGGGAGATGACAGAGGTGCTGCCCAGCCAGAGGTACAATTCCCACATGGTCCCTGAGGATGGGACCCTCACCTGCAGTGAGCCAGGCATCTGTAAGTATCCGGGTCTTGGCAACACGTGAAAGCCATCACCTTTCCGCTTACGCCACACCTCTTCCTCAGTGCACTGGTCACCTCAGTGTCAGAACAGGAAGGGGCACTCTACGAGGTCACCTCTCCTGACACAGAGGAGGAAAACTAGATTTGGAGAGATGCAGTGACTTCCTTAAGGGGGGCCAGATAGTTAACAGCAGGATGGGACTCTCCCCTGATATTCCCAAGTAGAGGTGATTACCATAGCAGGTAAGTACCGGGCTCAGAACACCTGCTtttggaagctgggcatggtggagcacacttgtaatcccaacacttaggaggctgaagcaggactgaagttgaggccagcctgggccacacaggcTCTGTCCAAGGCTAACTAGGCCTGAGACAGCAGCCAGACATTTTTAAGGATGCTTGTCCTCTAGAAGCCAGAGAGTCAGAACTGACTGTGGGGGTGTAAGGATCTCACAAGGCACAGCATGCCCCCCTCCAAATGCCAGCCTTGAACACCTTGAGAACCACTCACCTCCAGGTTGACTAAAGAGCAGGTACAGGACACAAGACGGCAGCTTACATACAACAAAAGCACTTACGAGCTCATTTAGTATTGGTTAAAGCCCCTTTAGACCCAGAATCCTACTTCTGAAATGTGTCCTACAGAAACCGTTACAAGCACATAAAGTTAGGGGACCACGAAGCTCCTAGCAGCCCAGAAAGCCAGCCACACAGCACATGGCCATAAGAAGGTCCATCCATACAACAGAACACCATGGAGTCATTAAAGAGAACACACTGACAGTTAAGAGCTTAATTCATGTTAAGCAGGTAAACACAAAACACAGCATGTGTGGCATATATTCACTGAGGTTGAGGGGAAAAGTACATAAAcaaaggaattctgggaaatcCACACTAATGAGGGTAATAGGGCTTACAGAGGGATTTCATTTTCCTCTGTTTCTGCAAATATGTTTTACAGTGTTATGTAGTATAGTGGAAAAAGCACCAACACACTAGGTACACACAAGCCAGGcaatttctagttttctttctgacaGAGCCAGGAGACCATGGGTAGAAAAGTGACAAGCAAGGGCATTACGCTCAGATCTGAGCTGGACTTGACCACTGGCTAGTGCGTGAACTTGGGCAAAGGACTTAGCCTCCCTAAATGTGTTTCCGATTGCTGCAACTGGGATCTTACAGAGATGCCAGATCACACCTGATGAGATCTGTGAGGCGATGGGTGTGAAGCCAGAGACAGAGCATTCAACTCGGCACCGGCAGccatcattattactattattagggCAACTAGGAGAGCAGGACTGTCCCCAGAGACCATGGGGCAAGACGGGAGAATCCCTGGGCTCCGCTGCTGAGGCAGCACCACTGAGGTGTCAGCACTAGCCCCACAGACATCTGCTTCTTCCTTCCTATCCAGCACCCTGCAAGGCTGGTACTCCCTCCCCACGGATACAATGGGCACAATCTGGCTCCCTGAGGAGCAGGATCACCCGTGATAGTGAGCAGCCAAGTTGCAGGGGCGAGCATACTCTGTGCTGCACCCAGAACAAGGGTTGGCCCAGCCCAGGCACTGTCATCCACAAAGGGGAAAGCACTTCACACTCACACGGTAGACTTTTCTTTAGCAGCTGAGGCACAGATAAGAGATGTTCTCTCTCCTATCAAGCAGTTAGCGTGGATGCCAAGAGAAGGTACTAGAGGCTCCTAGTCACAGACTGTCTGAGAGAAAATTAAGACATTTATCCTTGCTGTGACAAAGGTCTCAGATCAAGTACTTCCTCAAAGGCCATGGAGGTAGCAGGAGGGCCCCAACACTGTTTATCTGAAGGATAAACAGCCTTTTAATACAACCAGGATGGGAACTAAGTCTTCAATTTATTTTAGTGCTTCCTGGATCTGTTCCCCACAAGAACCCTTACCTGCCTGGGATCTGCTTATTTGATGGAGGAGCAGAGTCAGGCCACAGGATGAAATTCCCCTTCCCAGATGGAAAGGCAGAGAGGTAGGGTCAGAAGTCATTAGGAGGCAAGGTTGTTGAGACCAGGGCCTGGAGTTCTAAGGATTAGGTAAAAGCTCACCTGTGGGAGGGCAATGCCTCTGAGGACCAGGAAACCCCTGCAAAGTGGAGCATGACCACCGCGTAGAGAATTAAACCTTTGGGTACATCCGCTTCCAATGGTAGGAACACACCCTTGCCTGGGCTTCTCTGCCCCTTGTTTAGGTGTACTAAGGGGAGGCCAACATTTGGGTGGGGTTCACCTTCTCccaattactttctttttttggggggggggtttcgagacagggtttctctgtgtagctttgcgcctttcctgggactcacttggtagcccaggctggcctcgaactcacagaaatccgcctgcctctgcctcccgagtgctgggattaaaggcgtgcgccaccactgccagacccAAATTACTTTCTGAGAGCCTACTGTGCAGAACACTTACTGAAGGATGGAAAGAAtggagaaaagaatgaaatggcCTTTGAGCAGGATACAATGTGGACAGGAAGATCTGAGACACTGTAGGAAGGGGCCAGACGGTGCTGGGAGAACAGACCCACTAGGCACCGATGCCTGCTGGCTGAGAATGTCTAGCTTTCCACCACCTCTCCCAGAGTGTTCCCAGCAAGGAGCTCTAAAGAATAGACTTGGCTTTCCCTCGCTGTGAAATGAGGGGAGTAGGCTAGTGCGGATTTCCTTTTGGAGTCTAGGAACTCCCCAGAGAAGTGGTTCTGAATCCTTATAAATAATGTCTATTGTTCCCATGACTCACAGGTAATGTAAACCACctacacatataattttaaaaccgATGTACTTTATCTGtaatataaaagagaaacaaaaggaagtCAATTTGAATATAATAATTATGAGGCACCAAGGATTCAACCCAgcgcttcctgcatgctaggcaagtgccccaGACCCAGAATTTACATTCGCTAACACATGGGAGAGCAAGATGACACCATTCCCCTGCTTCCCTAAAGAACAGCATCTTTCCCTTTGAAACACTGCCCTTGATACCTGAAGGTTCTCAAAGGGGCCAGTTACTCAACACATGCTGTGAAGCCCTTGACTGGAGGGCCCCACGGACTCCATGAGCCTGTGAATACATGACTAGTGTCACACTGAGCAGTGCAGGCCCTGGAGCCACAGTGATTGCACTTCCCCTGTGCATGCGCCTCCTACAAAGCCCTTCCTTGTGTCTGAGGCAGATATTTTGCTGAACAAAGCATCTCAATCATGGTCTCAGGAGATCAACATACGATGAACTCTGGGTGCTCAGAGGAAGGGAGTGTGGGATCTGCAGGACCTCTGGTAGAGGTGGGAAACAGATGACTGACACTTGACACCAGGAGAAAGGAGTAGGCGCGTGGTGCTGACTGCTGGCCTAATGCAGTTCGTCCCTGGGTGAGGGAAGGGATAGGCCCCGAGAAAGCGAGAGAAGAGCAGCGCAGAAGGGAGATGCTGGGGCTTCTGTGTTCACACTTAGCTGTCTTGAAGGGGCATTTGAGTGAGGCGGAACAAGCTTGCAAAGAAACAGGGTGAGAGTGAAAGCAAGCCTGTTCCGTTGCCAAGGCTGAGAAGCTGTCCCTGCCAACTGTGCCCTTGCTCCCTCCTAGAGGAAACCATAGCCAACAGCATTCTCACCTGCCAGCCCACCAAACGCTGTCCGTCCCTTTAGAGGCGCACTTCTGTAACAAGCCTGGCAAGTCCTTGCACAGTCCCATTCGCAAGGACCATGCCTGTTATTCGGTGAATGTTTGAAGAAAGTCTGACAGTGTGAAACTCACCACAGGATGTGAGAAAACCTTCCCTTCCGAACAGTGTCGTTCCCAGGTGCTAGCACCAGAGAACCTCAAAGTGGAGACAAATAAAAAAGCTTTCCCCCTCAAAAGATTATTTTTACacataa from Peromyscus eremicus chromosome 10, PerEre_H2_v1, whole genome shotgun sequence encodes:
- the Sec14l2 gene encoding SEC14-like protein 2 isoform X1, which produces MSGRVGDLSPKQEEALAKFRENLQDVLPTLPNPDDYFLLRWLRARSFDLQKSEAMLRKHVEFRKQKDIDNIISWQPPEVIQQYLAGGRCGYDLDGCPVWYDIIGPLDAKGLLFSASKQDLLRTKMRDCELLLQECANQTTKLGKKIETITMIYDCEGLGLKHLWKPAVEAYGEFLSMFEENYPETLKRLFVVKAPKLFPVAYNLIKPFLSEDTRKKIMVLGANWKEVLLKHVSPEQLPVEYGGTMTDPDGNPKCKSKINYGGDIPKQYYVRDQVNQQYEHSVQISRGSSHQVEYEILFPGCVLRWQFMSEGSDVGFGIFLKTKMGERQRAGEMTEVLPSQRYNSHMVPEDGTLTCSEPGIYVLRFDNTYSFIHAKKVSFTVEVLLPDKAAEEKMNQQGAATPK
- the Sec14l2 gene encoding SEC14-like protein 2 isoform X2, translated to MSGRVGDLSPKQEEALAKFRENLQDVLPTLPNPDDYFLLRWLRARSFDLQKSEAMLRKHVEFRKQKDIDNIISWQPPEVIQQYLAGGRCGYDLDGCPVWYDIIGPLDAKGLLFSASKQDLLRTKMRDCELLLQECANQTTKLGKKIETITMIYDCEGLGLKHLWKPAVEAYGEFLSMFEENYPETLKRLFVVKAPKLFPVAYNLIKPFLSEDTRKKIMVLGANWKEVLLKHVSPEQLPVEYGGTMTDPDGNPKCKSKINYGGDIPKQYYVRDQVNQQYEHSVQISRGSSHQVEYEILFPGCVLRCPAL